The Primulina tabacum isolate GXHZ01 chromosome 1, ASM2559414v2, whole genome shotgun sequence genome contains the following window.
CTTTTCCAATCGCAATCCACTTCAATGCAATTggataaaattcaataaaactcGTGTTTCGACGGATATCGGAACCCTATTCGAGCATGAATCCGGCGCCATTGTTCAAGAGGTGGTTGACGTCGCCCCAAGTTTTAACGATCCATTCACCCTTATCGGATATGAGAAACACATTAAGAGACGTGTTAATAACCTTCCCAATGGGTTTCCCGTGTGGAAAAACCCTCCTATGAAGTGCTCTTATGGTAACATCATGGGACACCACAACTATCCTTTCACCTATATACAAATGCAACcgttttgaattaattatcaTTTTTCTTACCATGCATGtcgataattttaaaatctCGACCCAAAGTTAAAGTGGATATAGAACAGAGAAAATTGTAAATTATGTCCATGTTTTCGTTTTTATCCTCTGATTAGTCACGTCTTAGTATTAGTGCGATAACTTTGCAGCTTCTTTtacaattttagtcattttttaaaatcagaTTATACCTTGGTGTTTATTTGCAATTCTTTGCAATGCAGATGTGCTTCGTTCATAGAGTTGATTCAAACTCTCTCCACCACCCTGaaccaaaattttatattttaattaatatatattaattatatatatgaagAGATAGAGGGTATgtaaatatgtgtgtgtatatactGGAATCTCTTGATCTCTGCGGTTAGAGACAAAAGCATTGTGGGCCTCAGGATGAGATATGGCTGTTTCACGAACGATGAAACCTTGGAGGACCCCAACGTGTCTTTCCCGCAACTTTGGATCTTCATTAACCTTTTTTTATATAAAGCCAAAACAACAGTACTTCCATTAACTAACTCATATATATTTACATGTGTGTGCATGTGCGTGTGTGTTATATACTGATggagtatgtatatatataatatatacctgATGCACCCCACAGTTTTTGGCTATCAACTGGGCAGTGTAGGAAGCTCGTTTCAAGTCAGAAGAATACACAGCAGAGATTTTCGGCTCCTTTGAAAGCCGCTCAGCCACCTTTAACGatacacatacatacatatatataataattaccacaagaaatatttgaaaacaaacaaaaaggTTAGTATTACTCTTATAATTACCAGAAAGGCTTGCTGTCTCCCGGTTTCATTCAATTCGACATCCAATTGCCCCTatatattttgcatgcatgagaatatacacacacaaaggcatatatataaatatatcaaaagaTTATCAAATGATGATAATGAAAACCTGGAGTCTGCCATCAACATTCCATTCGGTTTCGCCATGACGAATCACGATAATCTCAGCATATTTTGAACAATCATTGATGGAATTATAAGCcattatgttatatatatgaATAGTAGCTTGCAGCTTCAATATGTATGTATAGTATATATCGAAGATGGTTTTAGTTTATGGCGGAAAAGTAGAGCGACGGAGAGGAGATTTTATGCTACTCTGGAAGCCACAGACACGCAGGAACATGCATGGTGGAGGGGTACTTGACCAACTAGCCACCTCCATCTCAATTATTACATCAAAATTATGTGATATAGGCCCCATCAACACCAATTATTATAGAAATTCATGTGCCTTGCCTAACACATGCTTCTCGTTAGTCCTTTTAACTATTTTTAAACGGTGCTCAACAATAAATTagttaaatatattaattagacAGTGTGTGTGAGATCTACTTTTATGATTATGTGCCTTTGTGATGAGATTCTTTTTGTGTTACGGAACCAACAATGTAATGATCCATGTGTAGTATTCAATTTTTTAGATGTTTTGAATATGTACGAGTCCTGTGTTAAGTTAAtgtgaattttatatgtttatcgggggaaataatgtttttggtcTTCTAACTtgtcaaattttgagtttttgtcaattaaatttataaaatttggttttgataaattaagtttttaaattttcatctaTTTTGGTCCAATTGTTACTATTGtctggaagaaaaaaaaaatcaaagtgaGTTCAAAAAACCAAACTTCGAAAATACGGTGGACCAAAAATCGTGGGGTCCACATGCCACATACACATTACATCAAAAATCGTGGGGTCCACATGCCACATACACATTACATTAACACATCTATTctcccacattcattttaacattcacactCATTATTTGTGGGTCCCGCTGTCCACCCATTCATCTTACtcttattttacattaaataaattcaatttcaaattttttaagaaatttaaattattattattttatattaataataatttgtttttatatattcaatacgtaaaataatttaattttatgagtgtcatttacttaaaattaaaaatttattataaacctaaaataaaacggtacaacatataataataaataacacttgcataaaaataaaagaaaataaattaaatttaacagAAGATGCAAAATACTAATTCAAGGattgttgttgtattgtgaCCAAATATGTTCAACTAAGTCGGCACGAAGTTGGTGATGCACATGAGTGTCATGTATTTCGGAATTTGTTCGGAGATATTCATGAAATCCTCGGTTTGAGCCCTGGACGGGTTGTTCACTATTCGAAAGAATAACTCTCTTCGCATGCGAAATCGTCTTCGAAATATTTGATCTGGATACACCGGGTTTGTGGAGAAATAATCATTGAAGAGCCTCGCATGCCcggcttcacgatttctttggaTGAACCTTCTTCTTCGCCGCATCACGTTATTACTTTGACATGATTCAACTATTTGTCGACTTTGTTGAAGTATCAATGACATTAGCTCTTTCCTCGGATCATAATCTTCGTCATCAACTTCAACTTGGACTTCGTTTTCACTTGTCGAGTTAGAGGTTGAACTATTGGAATATTGAGACATTTTGGAGTAAACAAATTCAAGTGTATCTGTTTGCCAAATTGTATGTTTGTAGAATGAAGAATTGTATAGTACAAGGTGTCTATTTATATTGAAATTTGCAACGGCTATATTCCAACGGCTACTTTGCAACGGCTATTTTGCAACGGTTATATTCACCAACGGATACTTTAAACCAATA
Protein-coding sequences here:
- the LOC142515683 gene encoding phosphoglycerate mutase-like protein 4 isoform X2, whose protein sequence is MAYNSINDCSKYAEIIVIRHGETEWNVDGRLQGQLDVELNETGRQQAFLVAERLSKEPKISAVYSSDLKRASYTAQLIAKNCGVHQGGGESLNQLYERSTSALQRIANKHQGERIVVVSHDVTIRALHRRVFPHGKPIGKVINTSLNVFLISDKGEWIVKTWGDVNHLLNNGAGFMLE
- the LOC142515683 gene encoding phosphoglycerate mutase-like protein 4 isoform X1, whose product is MAYNSINDCSKYAEIIVIRHGETEWNVDGRLQGQLDVELNETGRQQAFLVAERLSKEPKISAVYSSDLKRASYTAQLIAKNCGVHQVNEDPKLRERHVGVLQGFIVRETAISHPEAHNAFVSNRRDQEIPGGGESLNQLYERSTSALQRIANKHQGERIVVVSHDVTIRALHRRVFPHGKPIGKVINTSLNVFLISDKGEWIVKTWGDVNHLLNNGAGFMLE